TCGACCGACTACAGCGGGAGCTCGACGCGCGAGAAGCAGAAGATGATCCCGACGAAGAGAGTCTGCCGCCTGCGAAGCCAAACACAAACCCACGCGCACCTACATTGCGTCGGCGATCTCGTTTGCAGGCCCAGAAGGCACCGGTGCGCCAGCGGACAAGACAGACCAACCGTCGAGCCAAAATAGGCTCGGCCCAACCAGGCACAACCCACGCAGGCGACGGCAAGGAACCTGGGCAGCATAACACCCAAGAACGCGGCCCACCCTAACGACAATCTGGTCCCCCTCTCCCTTGAAGGGAGAGGGCTAGGGCGAAGGATTCCTGAACAACAGTTGACGAAGATCGCAGAAACACGTTCCAAAATGTTCGTGAACATCGTCGACGCATGCGCTGCCATCGGGCTGGGTGCCCTCTCAGCCTAACCCTCTCTGTGCGAGTAGGGGGCAAGGGGAACGCAGCGCGTTTGCCGCTCGATCGAGCAGGTAATATCACGTATTAGGGGGGCATTCCTGGCCTTTTCTCGTGAGTATTTCGTGATTGTTGTACGAATTTACAGGCCCTTGCCTAGAAAATGCTTGTTAACCTGAACTTTGCCGACTTAACTGAATACCTCTTTCCAAGTTACGTCGTATGCTTTGTAGAAATACGACGCGATCGACACGAAGGGCGTTTCAATGAGACCACTCCTACTAACGGTATGTTGCTTTTTGGCAACTTCTCCTGTTTTTGCACAAGACTATGTTGCCCCGATGGTGCCGCTTTATGGCGACTATGGGCATGCATCGACGGCGGCCGAAGGCGCGCTAGATGGGATGGCCAACGTGGTCAGTGCCCAGGGCTCGTACAATTTGCAGAGCTCGGAAGCGGCAATCAATATGACCCAGGCCCAGAGCCAAGAGATTGCTAATCACCAGCAATACGCCGACACGTATTTCCAAATGCGGGCTCAACGCGACGCCTACGAGGCGAAGAAGCACCCCCGCCCAACCGAAGAGCAGCTGGTACACCTGGCCCACTCCGAAGCCCCTAAAGGCCTTCCTGCGGGAAGTGTCGACAAGGAATCTGGCAAGCTCAATTGGCCTCGCCTGCTGCAATACCCCGACTTCGCAAAGCAAGAGCAAGTCGTGGAATCGTTGCTCAAGAAAAAGTCGGCCAACGGCATGCTCGGTGCCCAAGACGCCCAACAGTTCACCGAGGCCATCGAACAAATGGCCGTGACGCTGAAACGTGGCATCACCAAGGTTCCCCCACAACAGTACATGACGGCCTACGACTTTTTGAAACAACTGCTTTACTCGACCTGTCAAACTCAATTGCCGTAGTCAGTAGTTTGCGTTTTAGCTTTGGAGATTATCGTCGTGATTCGACTTGCAACCCTATTCGCATTAACTGTCCTGACTTCGGCTACCTGGCTACCTTTCGCTGCTGCGGATGAAGCTGCCAAACCATCGGTCGACGCCCTCGTCCAGGCAACTGCTAATGCAGACCCCACCGTTCGGCGAAAAGCGATCGCGGCCTTGATCGCTAGCAATCCTGGACCGAAGGTCACCATCCCGCTGTTTACCAAGCTTTTGGAAGACTCGGATCCGGCCGTGCGTCTGCGTGTGATGAATGCCATCGCCGATGCAGGTTCGCCTGCGGTGCCCGGTTTGACCGAAGCTTTGAAGAACGACAAAGCCGCATTCTGGGCATGCTTGATCTTGCGTGAACTGGGCCCCAAAGCAGCCGATGCTGCTCCGGCTTTGGCCAACGTACTAGAGAACGGCAAAGGCGAGATTCGCCGCGAGGCACTGCTTTCGCTGGCCGCGATGCCCAAAGCAGCCGAGCAATACACCGACCTGATCGCCAAGCAGCTCGACGACGAACAACTTCAAATTGCCGCCGTTTACACATTAGGCCGCATCGGCAAAATGCCGGAGGATGCCACCCAGCAACTTCGCGCCAATACCCGCAAAAAAGGCATGTTGTCACTGGTTAGTGTCTGGGCTCTCGCTCGCTCGAATCCAGCAGACAAACAGATGAACCAGGAAGCAATCCAGCGTCTGGCCGCTGAATTGAGTTCCCCATACCCACTGGTTCGAGCGATGGCTTCGCAAGGACTCGTATCGCTGAAAGCCCCGCCCGAGCTATTGAAGCAAGCAATCAAAAGTGACTTGAGCATGGCTGAAGTTCCCGTTGTGCGTAACGCGTTGAACGTGTTAGCAACGATGGGGCCTGATGCGATCGAGCTTCTGACCGAAGCCCTCCAGCACCCCAGCGTTCAATACGACGCGGTTCTGATCATCGGCGACATGGGTCCCAAAGGCGCTTCGGCCACGGCGGCCTTGGCCAAGCTCATCGACGGCGACAATGTCCGCGTAGCCAACGAAGCAGTCGTTACCCTTGGCAAAATTGGTCCTGACGCCAATGCGGCCGTACCTCAATTGGCCAAAGCGTTGGAAAATGGACAAGGGACAATCGCCCATAACTCGGCATTGACCTTAGGACGCATCGGTCCGGCAGCGAAAGCCGCCCAGCCTGCACTTGTGAAAACAATGCAGAACACCAAAGACGCATCGATGCGACTGCTGTGTGCTTGGGCTCTGGTCCACATCGACGGCGATTCGGAAGCAACCCAAAAGGAAGTTTCGCCCGTGGTCGCTGCCGCTGCCAAATCAGACAACCCGGTCCTTCAAAAGGCCGCCAGCGAGTTGCTTGAAAAGATGAAAAGCTCCGGCAAGTAAGCCGTTGCTTCATCGTGTTTCCAGTGCCTGTGCCGTCTATTGCGGAACGCCCACAGGCCAAGTGGCGAGAGCCGATAATCTGATTCATCTACGGTGGCTACTTCCAAGCAATGATCGCCGCTCCGCCGACGATCAATAGCCCACCGACCCAGTGCTGCCAGGCCAGTTTCTCTCCGAGAAAGATCGCCGCCAAAGCGATCGCGAAGACAACACTCAGCTTGTCGACCGGAGCAACCGAAGACGCCGGACCGAGGCTCAGTGCTTGAAAATAGCACAGCCACGACGCGCCCGTTGCCAAGCCTGACAGAGCGAGAAAAAGAATGGCGTTGCCCGAAAGCGAGCGCCACGCTGGCATGCCGGTGGCCAAGACAATTCCCCAGGCCAACACCAGGACGACGCACGTGCGAATGGCCGTCGCCAGATTGGGCTCAACCTGGCTGGTACCTGCTTTGGCAAGCACGGCCGTGATGCCAGCGAACACGGCGGCCAGTAACGCCCAGTGAAACCAATTCATCGTTACATATCCTTGTCAGCGAAATCGTTCGCCTCGTAGTATGCGATTCGCCGTGAATCGGTTCAAGCGTTTCCTAGATTTCTGCTCGTCAACAAATCCTTTGCCTAAGCAACGGCATTGCCATAAGCTGACGGAAAACGCCTCTTCTATTCCTCGGAAACAAGGAAACCTCGTCATGCGATGCGCGCCGAGGCGCTGCTGACGCAATTGGAAGCAATGAAGTAGAGGCTCTGCCGATCGGCCAGACACAGCCCTCAAGAATCAATCGCCAGCGGTGGTCCCCCAAACCGCGAAGACCCACCTGACAGTTCTTGCGTCAGGTGGGTCTCACGGCATCGTCGATTACCTACATCCCCTTAGGCTGACTCGACGATGCCCGCCTCCTGAACGACCTGGGCGAGCCAAGCTTGAATGCGTTCTTCGGTTAGCTCCCACTGATTGTCATCGTCCAGGCCCAGACCAACGAAGTGCGTATCGTCTAGCAGCCCGCGAGAATCATCGAACTCGTAGCCATCGGTCGGCCAGATGCCAATCAGTTCAGGCGAGCCTAACTTTTGAATGGTTTCCCACAACTCGCCCATCGCATCGAGATAGTTATCGGGGTACCCGACGGCATCCCCCATTCCGAAGAAAGCGACCTTTTTACCGGTCAGATCGAGACCGGCTAACTTCGGCAAAAAACCGTCCCAGTCGGCTTGCAGCTCTCCCACATTCCACGTCGAGATACCCAACAGCAAGATATCGTACTTCAGTAGATCTTCCGGCTTGGCTTTGTAAACGTCGACAACATCGGCAACGCAATCTCCGAGCAGCTCCTTCATGCGTTGGGCCGCGCCTTCGGTGTTTCCGGTAGTCGATCCGTAAAAAATGGCCATCGACATATCCATTGTTTCCTCACACTTCAAAAAGAATGTTTTCAATGATCGATACGAAGTTTCGCGCAATTACAAAGAAATACCCAAGCGACGACAGCAAAGGCCTGCCCGGTGCTGGTCGCCTGCTTCGCGATAGAGTTGCGCAAGACGCTGCAAACAACACGTACACTTCAACGATTGAATCTCTTGTGTCGTGGCATCCGCGATGGCCAGATAGGCCTTTTCGTTTTGATGCAGCCGCGACAGGACCGTCACCAGCGCGACCCGGTAAAAGAAGACCTGCGGTGCCATGGCGATCGCGGCTACTAAAATCGGTTGAATCAGCTCCGCCGGGTAGTCCGCTTTCGACATGTAGTACGCCACCCCATATCGGGCATTGTGGGAATCAAGATCAACGTGGCACGCCCTTTGGCACACGTCAGCGGCCAATGCATACTGCTGGACCATCCCCAGGCCCCGGGCCAGGCGTGAAAGGACTTCCGCGTCTTCGATCGGCAGTTGAGCCAACCGGCAATAGATAGCCACCGCCATCTGGGGTTGCTGGACGTTGGCATAGCAATCCGCAAGAGCCAATTGCCCAGACACCGAAAGCCCCTGCAATGTTCGGGCATGCTCTAAGGCCACCTTGCCAGGCTCGAAGTCGCACAACGCATGACAGAGCACCCCTTTCAACTCCCAGGCGGAAGGATCGTCGGGGTGGTGTTCTAAATGAAGCTGCAGCACATCAACCGCTTCGACGTAGCTGCCGTGGTAGTAATAACACAATGCCCGGTGATAGGCGCTTTCAGCACAAGCCATTTCACTCTCGCACGATAGAAAGTAAGGAGAAACCATGTGATGATTTCGCATGCCGGCGACGACATACCCAACCATCACCACAGCCCAGAGACCGCGATGCGACGGATGAGCAAAACGCTCGACCCGCAACATCACCCATGGCTAGCTAGCGGAAGAATCCGCCCGGGGGCTCGCTTTAGATACTGAGTCTCAGTTGCACTAATTCTATCGCTTGTTTCCGCGGCTGGCAACTGATTTCCTGAATTTGACACAAGTGGCTACAGACATTGCCTTTATAGTCACCCAGTCTCCTAAAAGACGAACGATCCAAAGGGCTTTTCAAGCTGCACTAGGGCTTCAGTATTCAAGTGATTCCTGCCCGGCAATGCTTCCGAGCGAACCCCAAACACCGTAGGGACTGGAATCAGAGGAACTTGCCGGCCGCGAAGACTGACTAAGATTGCCCGTATCGATGTCCTCGGCAATAAAGCGGACCGCGCCATCGGCCATTACAACCTGAGCGCCACCCGGATGATAACTGCCCAGGCTATAGATTCCGTCGACCGCTTCGGTTCCGCTCAAGCCGCAACTGGGGCGATTGGGCGGCAAGATCGTATTGAACATCGCCGGTCCTGCCGCGCCGTCGGCCCAACTGTAGCCGCGTTTACGAGCGGCGATGTCGAGCGAGGCCGACTCCATTTTCGTGTCAAAGCAAAGCTGAGCGTTGGCCAACTCGGCTGATGTTTGAGCAATCACCTGAGAGTCGATGAGGATCTCGCCCAGCATCACGGTATTGGAAGTGCCATCCTTTACATCGTGCAGGTGCGTCCACTGGCCAGGCGAAAATGGCCCACGATGATGTTCCTGTTGATGGTAAATGTTGGTCGTGTCCCCAATGCAAAAGACATAGCTGGTTGCTCCCCACGGACGCGAATAATCGGCCGGATCCGAGGGACAAACCAACTCATGCAATTGCGTCGCCCACGGCTCGTACGTTTCGACCCACGGGTCAGGCCCCATCGCGGGATAAGTCTGACCGTCGATCGTTAAGGGGGCCATGATCGTTTCGTACAGCTCGGCTTGCTCAATCATCGGTAACAGGGCAATCAAACCGCTCCGGCGATTGCCGCTGGAACAACTGGGCAACGAGTTGAAGATATCGTGATAGTTATGCACGCCTAAGCCAATTTGCCTCAGTTGATTCTGGCACTGTATACGACGAACTCCCTCGCGAGAACCTCGTGTCGCTGGCAACAGCAAGGCCAAAAGCAATCCGATAATGCCTATCACGACAAACAACTCAACAATCGTGAAACCGCGACGAGTGGGTTTCAAAGACGTGCTTTTCATGAGTCTGCCTTTCAGTTTAGTGATCGTTTGCCGTGAACTGTTTTTCACCGTCAATGGTGCCCATCGCTCCCCACAAGCCGAACGGACTGGCGATCGATTGCTGGTCGTAGGCCTGGGCCGTGGGTGGTGCGGCAGATACGTTGCCACAATCAATATCATCGGTGATGAAATGAACACTTCCGTCACAGAACGCGACGTTCACGCCGCCGGGATGATAACTACCGGCAGAGTAAATTCCGTCGACAGGACCTTTTCCACCGACCGCGCAGCTGGGGCCGTTGGGTGGCAGAATTGTATTAACCAAACCAGGCCCGGCCGCACCGTCGACCCAGTTGTAGCCACGGCCATACTTATGGAGTGAAACATCATTTCGATACGTTTGCTGGTTGACGCTCAGGGTCTGCAGGCCGATTGCCGGATCGCTTAAGATGCTGGCCGGAAGGTCGATCGCGTATTGTCCCTGGACGTCGCGCTGCTGAACGGTACCGATCTCGGCAAGGGCGATTGTGTTGGACATGCCGTCCAAGATATCGTCGAAGGTCGCCTTCAAGCCGGGGGCGAACGCGCCACGTAATTTGGGCAGTTGATGGATATCCGCCGCGACATCCCCAATACAAAATGCGTAGTTGGTCGACTGAAAATCCTGCGCACCGTCTTCCGCGGATGGACATTGCAGGTACTGCTGACGAGTTTGCCAAGGCGGATAGCTTCGATCCCAAGGAACCGGCCCACCCGGCGGAATGCCAGCTGCCGGATCTCCCCGCTGGATTACTTCGTACAGTGCTGATTGTTCAATCATAGGCAGCAGTTCGACCATCCCGCTAAGACGCCCCTCGTTCCCTCCGACGCCGGTACCGCCCATGGCCGAAGGGAGATGTCCGTAGGTATCGTGAAAGTTGTGCAGCGCTAAAACCATTTGTTTGAGGTGCCCCTGGCAGATGGCTCGCCTGGCTTGGCCGCGTCCCTGATGCAAGCTGGGCAGCAAGAGAAAGAGGCCAGCCGAAATGATAACGATCACCACCAGCAGTTCCTTCAGTGAGAAGCCGCTGCGAGTGGGGCGTTTTACGAAGTACCTGCTATAGATCATCACGGCCGACTGCCTCGCTTCCAGAGATCGTTCCCATCGCTCCCCACGCACCAAATGGGCTGGCATGACTCTGGTCGGCGAAGTCTTCGACTGTTGGAGGTGCCAAGGCCGAATCACCGGCGTCGACTTCCTCGGAAACGAACTGCACGCTGCCATCGACGAAAGCTACCAAGCAGCCACCAGGGTGCTGACTGCCGGCGGAATAAACCCCGTCCACCGCTTCCAGTCCACCAACCGCGCAGCTGGGGCTATTGGGCGGCAAGATCGTGTTGACCAGCCCCGGTCCGGCAGCTCCGTCAACCCAGTTATAACCGCGGCCTCGATCGTGCAGGCCAACTTTCCTTTGGTAGTACTTCCGTCCGCTGTCGACCGTTCGCCAGCAGATGCCGGGGTCGGTGAGTATTGTTTTCGGGAGATTCACTGCGTACTGCCCTTGAACCTGAAGCCTATACTCCGTGCCCATTTCAGCCATGGCGATCGTATTCGAGGTGCCGTCCGTGATGTCATCAAAACGGGTAAACAATCCAGGTGCAAATGCTCCCCGAGGCTTGGGCAGTTGATGAATGTCGCTCGTCACATCCCCAATACAAAACGCGTAGTTGGTCGGCTGATAGTCCTTACCTTCGCTGTAGGCGGCAGGGCAATTATAGGAGTCCATTTCAAACTGCCACGGCGGGAACGTCTTGTCCCAAGGCGCCGGTCCGCCGGGAGGTGCTCCGTACGAGCCTGAAATGATCTGGTCATAGACAGAGCTACTTTCCATGAACGGAACCAGTGCAATCAATGCATTGAGCCGGTTTTCGTTTCCACCAGCACCGGTTCCACCCATCGCCATGGGAAATTGATTAAAAGTATCGTGATAGTTATGTAAGGCAAGAAGGATTTGCTTCATGTTATTCGTGCATTGCATCCGCCGTGCTGCTTCCCGGACACCTCCCCGGCGACCGAATGGAAGCACACAAAAGAAGAGGATCGCCGCGATGATGAACGTCACGGCGAACAGTTCCTTTAGTGTGAAGCCGTTTCGCGTTTCGTCGTTGGTTGTCATAACTAGGCCTCCTGCAGTTGCATGTCGGGGGTTGTTTTCTTCGTCGCTGATTTCCGCTTTTTCCGCCAGCGGACGGCTTCGTAAGTAGCCATCGGCACGATCCAGCTCAGCCAGGCATTGACTTGATAGGCCATGAAGCTTTCGGACTCGGTGACGATCAAAGTGCCAGCAACAATCCGAAAGAGCAGGGGAGCGACCAGCAGCAAAAAGCAGTGCGTAGCCCAACGCTGGTGAACAGGGAAGTTTCGCTGCATCGCGTACCTCGCCGCCATCACTACGGTCGCGGCAGTGGCAATCGCCTGCAGGCCAAAACCAACTCCGGCGATCGGCCCGGTGAAAGCCCAGAACGCCATGACCAAGCCACTCGGAGCAACCAGGCCCAAAACCAGAAACAACTGAGCCTTGCCCAGACGACGGTGCCACGTGCCGTGCGATTTGCGTTTGCCGCTAAGCATTAAATAGGCGGCCAGCAGCAGGGCAATCGGCGACGCGATGATATGTACAAAGAACGCCGGTGAATAGATTCCGCGAAACGACTCTTCGCGTCCCAGCAGGAAGACGGCATCAAAGTTGAGCGGAAAGTAGTTGACGTACTCTGCCACGATCGAGAAAAGCACCTTGCCCAGTAGCAGCACGAGGGCACCTGCGGCAAGTGCTTTTAGGGTTCGAGCACGCGATGACGAGCCATGCGCCTTCACGATCCTGCGGCGAGGGCCGCCTCCGACAAGGTTATCCGAATAGATTCAAGACGAGTGGGGCCACGCAAGTGGTAGGCCTGGCCCACTCTGGAGGATAACCGAAGTTGCCGTGCGAGTCGATCAAATTGCCAACGACCGTTTACTTGGCCGGTGCCATCATTTGAATTAAATCTTTAGCGATGACGTTCGCGGCCATCTCACCCCCTGGGGTGTCTTGCAGGTTGGTCAGCACAATCATCGTGAGTCCCGTTTTCGGATCGTGGCCCATGAAGGATTGATAACCTGGCAGTGAGCCGTCGTGTCCGATCATCGGTCCCATCTGCGCGATGCCGAGGCCATAGCCGGCGCTTTGCGGGTCGTCAGGATTTGCCGGACGGATGCTTGCCAATCGCTTGGCTTGCATCGATTCATCCAACAGTCCGCCACCGATGAGCACCTCGACATAGTCGGCCAAGTCGTCGGCTGTGGAGATCGCCGCGCCGGCCGCCCAGGCCCACGAAGGATTCGCCAGGGTCATGTCGCTGGGTAGCAGCTTACCGGCCACGGCTTGCTTCTGCTCTTGCTCGGTCAATTCAGAGTTCACGTTCGTGCCGAACATATAGCCATGGGCGAACGGAGGGGGAAGCTGGTTGTCATCCTTGGCTGGCATCGATGTCCGCGTCAGCTTCAACGGGGTGAAGATCCGCTGTTGGAATACTTCTTCCAACGGCATCTCGGTCATCCGCTCGATCAACACGCCGAGCATGACGTAATTGGTGTTGGAGTAGAAGTACTTCGAGCCTGGCTTGAACATGGCTTTTTGCTCGATGCCAAGCTGAATCAACTGCTGCGGCGAGTACGTCTTATCGGGTTGCTCGTCCAGGGTTTGATTGAACGATTTTATCTCGCTGTAGTTCGCAATGCCGCTACGCATATCAAGCAGGTCGGCGATCGTGACTTCATCCCCTTGGGGGACATTGTCGAAGAACTTCGAGACCTTATCTTCGAGCTTCAGCTTGCCTTCTTGGACGAGTTGAAGAATGACAGTCGCGGTCATCGTCTTGGTATTCGACCCAGCACGAAACGCCATGTCGGTCTGCATCGGCTGCTTGGTCTTCAAGTCGGCCACACCAAACGCCTGTAGCCACTGGTGGTCGCCGTTACGCAGCAGGACAACGACACCAGGGATGGCGTTATCGCGACGAATCTGCTCGACCTTTTCGACCAACGCATCCTGATTGGCTGGCCATTTCGCGTAGCAAGTCGACACAAACGATGCGCTAAAGAGCGCAAGTAAACAAACCACCGAAGCTAAATTTCGCACTATACCAATCCCCGATAACAGACAAACCGTAACACATCGTGCCTTATGAACTATAGCTTACGATGCGTTATGATTTGATGTGCCGAAAGCAGGGAGTTTTTCGACTGGTTTTCTGCGGTTTTTTAGTGTCCGGCCAGCTGCTTGGCGGCGTCTGGCTTGTCGTGAATGGCGAAGCGGTCCACCAGGTGGGCGCTGGCTTCGTTGAGCCCGATTAGCTCGACGTGGATTTCCTTTTGGCGGTACTTCACGATCACTTTGTCGAGCGCCCCGATGGCGGTGATATCCCAGAAGTGGGCACCACTGACGTCGATATGGACTCGGTCGAGCTTCTCTTGATAGTCAAACGAATTGATGAAGCGGTCTGCCGAGGCAAAGAAAACCTGACCGGTGACGGCGTAGGTCTTGCCGGTGTTGCACTCGTGCATCTCCCCTTCGACCACCATAATCTGACCAACTTTGTGGGCGAAGAAGAAGCCGGACATCAGCACGCCAACCAGCACCCCTTGGGCCAGGTCGTGCGTTGCGACCACAACAACCACCGTGCTGACCATCACTGCGCTCGAGCTCTTGGGATGCAGAATAAGGTTCTTCAGCGATTCCCATTTAAACGTGCCGATCGAAACCATGATCATCACCGAGACCAGCGCGGCCATCGGAATCATCGAAACGTATTCGCCCAGGAACACGATCAAGATCAAGAGGAAGACACCGGCACATAGCGTCGAGAGACGACCTCGACCGCCTGACTTCACGTTGATGACCGATTGCCCGATCATCGCACAGCCGGCCATCCCTCCGAGGAAGCCCGAGAGGATATTGGCACAACCTTGACCGACGCATTCCTGGTTCTTATCGCTGTGCGTATCGGTCATTTCATCGACGATCGACGCCGTCATCAGCGATTCAAGTAAGCCCACCACGGCCAGCGTGACCGAAACCGGGAAGATGATTTGCAGCGTTTCCAGCGTCCACGGAATCTCTGGCAACAGGAAGAAAGGAAGACTGTCTGGCAGCTGCCCCATGTCGCCAACCGTGCGAATCTGGAAGCCGAACATGACCGAGACGACCGTCAGAACGCAGATGGCAATCAGCGGCGAAGGAACGGTCTTGGTCACGTAAGGAAGCAAGTAGATGATCGCCAGTCCACCCAAGACCATCGGGTAAACCAACCACGGCACGCCGATCAGTTCTGGAAGCTGAGCCATGAAGATCAGGATAGCCAACGCATTCACAAACCCGGTAATCACCGACTTGGAAACGAACCGCATCAAGACGCCCAACTTAAAGTAGCCAGCGGCCATCTGCAGGATGCCCGTCAAAATGGTTGCGGCGAGCAGATACTGCAGGCCGTGCTCTTTTACCAGCGTGACCATGACCAGGGCCATCGCCCCGGTCGCTGCCGAGATCATGCCGGGCCGACCGCCGACAAACGCACTGACGGCGGCAATACAAAACGAAGCGTAAAGGCCGACCTTGGGGTCGACCCCGGCGATGATCGAAAAAGCGATCGCTTCGGGAATAAGGGCCAACGCCACGACCAAACCGGCGAGCAGGTCCTTGGGTATGTTGCCAAACCATTGTTGACGGAGGGTATCTGGCTTATGCATCTCGTTCTCTTCCAGGTAGAAATCTTGGGTAGGGGGACCGAGGGAAGACGCTTCCGTCAGATCCGTAGAAATAAGGGCTAAGAACTCGGTGTCATTCAGCGGCGGAGAGATGGTTCGCAGGCTCGATGGCGGGAATAATCCACGTTCGGGCCGTGCCATGGTGGGCGAACTTCACGCTGAGAGAGAATTGACTACACCGGTTAACCTGCCTTTATTGAGCAAAATAATCACTTGTATGGCACTAAGTTTACCACAAGCAGTTTTTCAACGATAGTTCAAATCTTGTGAAGTTTCGCAGACCAGGGCCACGGCAGAGGCAATGGCGAGCTTCCTGCCGCAAAGGCCTCTTTAAAATGGAGCATGGCCACGCTAGACTTTAATCCCTCTTTTGTTTTTCTTTCTCTCTTACTGTGGCCCCATCATGAAGAATGTGAATCGCGGTTTCACGCTTGTGGAGCTTCTGGTCGTCATTGCGA
This is a stretch of genomic DNA from Bremerella alba. It encodes these proteins:
- a CDS encoding HEAT repeat domain-containing protein, which codes for MIRLATLFALTVLTSATWLPFAAADEAAKPSVDALVQATANADPTVRRKAIAALIASNPGPKVTIPLFTKLLEDSDPAVRLRVMNAIADAGSPAVPGLTEALKNDKAAFWACLILRELGPKAADAAPALANVLENGKGEIRREALLSLAAMPKAAEQYTDLIAKQLDDEQLQIAAVYTLGRIGKMPEDATQQLRANTRKKGMLSLVSVWALARSNPADKQMNQEAIQRLAAELSSPYPLVRAMASQGLVSLKAPPELLKQAIKSDLSMAEVPVVRNALNVLATMGPDAIELLTEALQHPSVQYDAVLIIGDMGPKGASATAALAKLIDGDNVRVANEAVVTLGKIGPDANAAVPQLAKALENGQGTIAHNSALTLGRIGPAAKAAQPALVKTMQNTKDASMRLLCAWALVHIDGDSEATQKEVSPVVAAAAKSDNPVLQKAASELLEKMKSSGK
- a CDS encoding EamA family transporter, which produces MNWFHWALLAAVFAGITAVLAKAGTSQVEPNLATAIRTCVVLVLAWGIVLATGMPAWRSLSGNAILFLALSGLATGASWLCYFQALSLGPASSVAPVDKLSVVFAIALAAIFLGEKLAWQHWVGGLLIVGGAAIIAWK
- a CDS encoding flavodoxin; this encodes MSMAIFYGSTTGNTEGAAQRMKELLGDCVADVVDVYKAKPEDLLKYDILLLGISTWNVGELQADWDGFLPKLAGLDLTGKKVAFFGMGDAVGYPDNYLDAMGELWETIQKLGSPELIGIWPTDGYEFDDSRGLLDDTHFVGLGLDDDNQWELTEERIQAWLAQVVQEAGIVESA
- a CDS encoding tetratricopeptide repeat protein; this translates as MLRVERFAHPSHRGLWAVVMVGYVVAGMRNHHMVSPYFLSCESEMACAESAYHRALCYYYHGSYVEAVDVLQLHLEHHPDDPSAWELKGVLCHALCDFEPGKVALEHARTLQGLSVSGQLALADCYANVQQPQMAVAIYCRLAQLPIEDAEVLSRLARGLGMVQQYALAADVCQRACHVDLDSHNARYGVAYYMSKADYPAELIQPILVAAIAMAPQVFFYRVALVTVLSRLHQNEKAYLAIADATTQEIQSLKCTCCLQRLAQLYREAGDQHRAGLCCRRLGISL
- a CDS encoding DUF1559 domain-containing protein yields the protein MKSTSLKPTRRGFTIVELFVVIGIIGLLLALLLPATRGSREGVRRIQCQNQLRQIGLGVHNYHDIFNSLPSCSSGNRRSGLIALLPMIEQAELYETIMAPLTIDGQTYPAMGPDPWVETYEPWATQLHELVCPSDPADYSRPWGATSYVFCIGDTTNIYHQQEHHRGPFSPGQWTHLHDVKDGTSNTVMLGEILIDSQVIAQTSAELANAQLCFDTKMESASLDIAARKRGYSWADGAAGPAMFNTILPPNRPSCGLSGTEAVDGIYSLGSYHPGGAQVVMADGAVRFIAEDIDTGNLSQSSRPASSSDSSPYGVWGSLGSIAGQESLEY
- a CDS encoding DUF1559 domain-containing protein: MIYSRYFVKRPTRSGFSLKELLVVIVIISAGLFLLLPSLHQGRGQARRAICQGHLKQMVLALHNFHDTYGHLPSAMGGTGVGGNEGRLSGMVELLPMIEQSALYEVIQRGDPAAGIPPGGPVPWDRSYPPWQTRQQYLQCPSAEDGAQDFQSTNYAFCIGDVAADIHQLPKLRGAFAPGLKATFDDILDGMSNTIALAEIGTVQQRDVQGQYAIDLPASILSDPAIGLQTLSVNQQTYRNDVSLHKYGRGYNWVDGAAGPGLVNTILPPNGPSCAVGGKGPVDGIYSAGSYHPGGVNVAFCDGSVHFITDDIDCGNVSAAPPTAQAYDQQSIASPFGLWGAMGTIDGEKQFTANDH
- a CDS encoding DUF1559 family PulG-like putative transporter, yielding MTTNDETRNGFTLKELFAVTFIIAAILFFCVLPFGRRGGVREAARRMQCTNNMKQILLALHNYHDTFNQFPMAMGGTGAGGNENRLNALIALVPFMESSSVYDQIISGSYGAPPGGPAPWDKTFPPWQFEMDSYNCPAAYSEGKDYQPTNYAFCIGDVTSDIHQLPKPRGAFAPGLFTRFDDITDGTSNTIAMAEMGTEYRLQVQGQYAVNLPKTILTDPGICWRTVDSGRKYYQRKVGLHDRGRGYNWVDGAAGPGLVNTILPPNSPSCAVGGLEAVDGVYSAGSQHPGGCLVAFVDGSVQFVSEEVDAGDSALAPPTVEDFADQSHASPFGAWGAMGTISGSEAVGRDDL
- a CDS encoding DUF2306 domain-containing protein yields the protein MLLLGKVLFSIVAEYVNYFPLNFDAVFLLGREESFRGIYSPAFFVHIIASPIALLLAAYLMLSGKRKSHGTWHRRLGKAQLFLVLGLVAPSGLVMAFWAFTGPIAGVGFGLQAIATAATVVMAARYAMQRNFPVHQRWATHCFLLLVAPLLFRIVAGTLIVTESESFMAYQVNAWLSWIVPMATYEAVRWRKKRKSATKKTTPDMQLQEA
- a CDS encoding serine hydrolase domain-containing protein, which encodes MSTCYAKWPANQDALVEKVEQIRRDNAIPGVVVLLRNGDHQWLQAFGVADLKTKQPMQTDMAFRAGSNTKTMTATVILQLVQEGKLKLEDKVSKFFDNVPQGDEVTIADLLDMRSGIANYSEIKSFNQTLDEQPDKTYSPQQLIQLGIEQKAMFKPGSKYFYSNTNYVMLGVLIERMTEMPLEEVFQQRIFTPLKLTRTSMPAKDDNQLPPPFAHGYMFGTNVNSELTEQEQKQAVAGKLLPSDMTLANPSWAWAAGAAISTADDLADYVEVLIGGGLLDESMQAKRLASIRPANPDDPQSAGYGLGIAQMGPMIGHDGSLPGYQSFMGHDPKTGLTMIVLTNLQDTPGGEMAANVIAKDLIQMMAPAK